Proteins co-encoded in one Stomoxys calcitrans chromosome 5, idStoCalc2.1, whole genome shotgun sequence genomic window:
- the LOC131997865 gene encoding uncharacterized protein LOC131997865: protein MSHRYFKHYTAHMRHKHQDHTISGLEVELEDLERRWRQLVQIYESEMTSENPVNTEEERVSTHSKFGTTCKAYKECKASILDMLFIEKQKQIKTQANGSEIRQDLQTVDTGYSLKVPPCDTEIFSGGYEKWPSFRDMFTAIYGRHPKLSPAQKLFHLRAKTRGEANQIVKGFALTDLNYELAWKALKERYENKRILINHQLRKIFDLEMVSTEKSKSLRNLQYTINNCLSVLKSYNISVIAWDPILVFWVSSKLPQETLSAWEGSIQNHKDMPTWNQLNEFLSNRLDLLESISDIRRPGTNTGTTSQKSQSYMVKSDATPRACRVCQKNHALRQCSKFISMSLTEKREFIAQHKICENCLSYGHKVTDCRIKKLCQECNQTHHTLLHSRPDRNEPQNPSSYHIATQEEEEPSSFHPPMDEVQMNFSESGHGTILPTALIDLEHLGNRFTIRAFLDQGSQETFIANRIVSQLGIPTSKSFTKISGLGGTVLETSSRVCNLKLRSRRSSFVLETMAIVISNLNHLMPSATHQIDDWTGLNQLELADPFFYKTAKIDMLIGSDILPCVLKTGVHRNISENLLAQESEFGWFISGPQNSRCVTTFAAWASHCTTSLNDAVRKFWESEEIPEEIQQSEEDLECEQIYKDTTQRQDNGRYIVRLPFKKEFPQQMSLGSSRRTALGQFFRMEKTLKNSPALSEEYNRVLQEYLVLDHMTAVSADELCNGKSYMSFYLPHHAVVKPERTSTKLRVVFNASKKTTSGFSLNDVLYTGPTLQNDLMNVILRWRLFQYVFNGDIQKMYRQILVDERDQQYQRCIFKKTLTDPVQDFALKTVTFGVNCAPYLAIRTLLQLSTDGKKTHPAASDILRRDIYVDDVLSGGHSINEAKGHLTELVDLLASAGFPLKKITANHADILQTVPAEDLLDQDFLKLEDSSDTKTLGIRWNAMMDVFYYNVYDINNLKETITKRTILSIVAKLFDPAGWLTPIIITAKMLLQQLWIDGTDWDEKVKPHSLEKWFAFVGNFSKIPEIRIPRWIGYRPQKVIQIHGFCDASEKAYCACLYIRVVEAEDRISCQLLVSKSKVAPLKTISLPRLELCGAVLLARLTRSTCEHLNFKQRDIYLWSDSTITLAWLSKPPYQWKTYVANRVSRILDHVGNANWLHVNSGDNPADLGTRGCTTTELKENKLWWNGPKWLKGQISDWPQQPILTQHSLEKKTNAFHTLTEQEDILDRFSSYHRALRVLAYMFRFIRNCRRQIGYISPNGLITSEELNFVKYRAIIISQRAYFHREYDSLMLNSTINVKSRLLTLNPYLDKNGLLRVNGRLSNSDLSFNEKHPIILPEKSKLCKLLVDFTHQILMHAEHQTMLRSIRQEFYVIRLRNVIRQCIRTCKICTIYKHRIHSQIMAALPQERCIYSPPFTNTGVDFAGPFEIKTSKLRNAKLEKGYAVVFVCLSTRAIHLEACSSLSSEAFLATFDRFVGRRGFPVKVFSDNGTNFVGANRILANEYKNFLKLAEKALVEKYSIHGFSWHFIPPQAPHMGGLWEAGVKSMKAHLRKVAGNLKFTYEEFSTLLIRIESILNSRPLSPISETPSELVALTPGHFLKGSPLVAVPEEYADNMSLISRWQRLKVLQLHFAKRWKNEYISELQRRYKWKTLQKDLKEDDLVVIKDDNLPPTEWRLGRVTRVFTGNDSKVRVADVRTQNGIMTRPLVKLCILPISQQRQITPTQ, encoded by the exons ATGAGTCATCGTTATTTTAAACATTACACAGCACACATGCGTCACAAGCATCAA GATCATACTATTTCCGGATTGGAAGTAGAATTGGAGGATTTGGAACGTAGATGGCGACAGTTGGTACAGATTTACGAATCCGAGATGACTTCGGAGAATCCAGTTAATACTGAGGAGGAAAGGGTGTCAACACACTCTAAATTTGGAACGACATGCAAGGCATATAAGGAATGTAAGGCATCGATCTTAGATATGCTTTTCATCGAGAAGCAAAAGCAGATTAAGACACAGGCGAATGGTAGTGAAATTCGGCAGGATTTACAAACTGTTGATACGGGATACTCCCTGAAAGTTCCTCCGTGTGATACGGAGATTTTTAGTGGGGGTTATGAGAAATGGCCCAGCTTTAGGGACATGTTTACTGCCATATACGGCAGACATCCAAAACTGTCACCAGCTCAGAAGCTATTTCACCTAAGAGCGAAAACTCGGGGGGAAGCAAATCAGATAGTTAAAGGATTTGCTCTTACGGATTTGAACTATGAGTTGGCGTGGAAGGCTCTTAAGGAACGATATGAGAATAAGCGTATCCTCATTAACCACCAACTCAGAAAGATTTTCGATCTTGAAATGGTTTCTACGGAAAAGAGTAAGAGTTTGCGCAACCTTCAGTACACAATCAACAATTGTTTGTCTGTCTTGAAATCATATAACATTTCTGTTATTGCTTGGGATCCAATTTTGGTTTTCTGGGTTTCCTCGAAGTTACCACAAGAAACCTTGTCGGCTTGGGAAGGTTCTATACAGAACCATAAGGATATGCCTACTTGGAATCAACTTAACGAGTTCCTTTCCAATCGTCTGGATCTTTTGGAGTCAATCAGCGATATCCGAAGACCAGGAACAAATACCGGGACAACGTCTCAGAAATCTCAGAGTTATATGGTGAAATCTGATGCAACGCCTCGGGCTTGTCGAGTTTGTCAAAAGAACCATGCTCTACGGCAATGTTCGAAATTTATATCCATGTCTCTTACGGAGAAAAGGGAATTTATTGCACAACATAAGATCTGTGAAAATTGCTTGTCTTACGGACATAAAGTGACGGATTGTAGGATCAAGAAATTGTGCCAAGAATGTAACCAGACTCATCATACGTTGTTACACTCACGGCCTGATCGCAATGAGCCTCAAAATCCTTCCTCTTATCATATTGCTACGCAAGAAGAAGAGGAACCGTCTTCATTCCACCCTCCGATGGATGAAGTACAAATGAATTTTTCGGAATCTGGCCACGGAACGATTCTTCCAACAGCATTGATTGATTTGGAGCATTTGGGTAATCGTTTCACGATTCGAGCTTTCCTAGACCAAGGTTCTCAGGAAACGTTTATCGCTAACAGGATCGTTAGTCAACTGGGAATTCCAACAAGTAAATCTTTTACGAAGATATCTGGACTTGGAGGTACAGTACTGGAAACTTCATCTAGGGTTTGCAACCTGAAGTTAAGATCAAGGAGGTCGAGTTTTGTCTTGGAAACGATGGCAATAGTTATTTCTAACTTGAATCATCTCATGCCATCCGCAACACATCAAATAGATGATTGGACAGGTTTGAATCAGCTCGAGTTGGCGGATCCATTTTTCTACAAGACTGCAAAAATCGATATGTTGATTGGCAGTGACATTCTTCCATGTGTGTTGAAAACTGGGGTTCACAGAAACATTTCAGAAAACCTGTTGGCACAGGAATCTGAGTTTGGGTGGTTCATAAGTGGCCCACAAAATTCAAGATGCGTTACTACGTTCGCAGCTTGGGCTAGTCATTGTACTACCTCCCTTAATGATGCAGTGAGGAAGTTTTGGGAGAGTGAAGAAATTCCTGAGGAAATTCAACAATCCGAAGAGGATTTGGAGTGTGAACAAATCTACAAAGACACCACTCAACGTCAGGATAATGGGCGATATATTGTCAGGCTCCCTTTTAAGAAAGAATTTCCCCAGCAAATGTCCTTAGGTTCGTCAAGAAGGACGGCTTTAGGCCAATTTTTTAGAATGGAGAAGACATTAAAGAATTCCCCAGCTCTATCAGAAGAATATAACAGAGTACTCCAAGAGTATTTGGTACTAGATCACATGACCGCGGTTTCAGCTGATGAATTATGTAATGGCAAATCTTATATGTCATTTTACTTACCACATCATGCGGTAGTAAAGCCCGAACGAACTTCTACGAAGCTCCGGGTAGTATTTAATGCGTCGAAAAAGACGACAAGTGGATTCTCTTTAAACGATGTTCTTTACACTGGGCCTACTTTACAGAACGACTTAATGAACGTAATTTTACGATGGCGATTATTTCAATATGTGTTCAACGGCGACATACAAAAAATGTATCGCCAGATATTGGTAGATGAACGTGATCAACAATATCAAAGGTGCATATTTAAGAAGACATTAACGGATCCCGTACAGGATTTTGCGCTAAAAACCGTCACATTTGGGGTAAATTGTGCTCCATACCTTGCTATCAGGACACTATTGCAACTGAGTACCGATGGAAAGAAGACTCATCCAGCTGCTTCCGATATATTGCGACGTGACATTTACGTTGATGATGTTTTGTCTGGTGGACATTCGATAAATGAAGCGAAAGGACACTTGACAGAATTAGTAGATTTGCTGGCTTCTGCTGGATTTCCATTGAAGAAGATTACGGCAAATCACGCCGACATTCTTCAGACTGTCCCAGCAGAAGACCTGTTGGACCAAGATTTCTTGAAGCTGGAAGACTCCAGTGACACGAAAACTCTAGGAATCCGGTGGAATGCGATGATGGATGTTTTTTACTATAATGTCTACGACATTAACAATTTGAAAGAGACCATTACTAAACGAACCATATTGTCAATTGTGGCTAAATTGTTTGACCCTGCAGGTTGGTTAACCCCTATAATTATAACAGCAAAAATGCTGTTACAACAGCTCTGGATTGATGGCACAGACTGGGACGAAAAGGTTAAGCCACACTCGTTAGAGAAATGGTTCGCATTTGTAGGAAACTTTTCGAAAATTCCGGAAATTAGAATACCTCGTTGGATTGGATATAGACCCCAGAAGGTTATTCAAATTCACGGGTTTTGCGACGCGTCCGAGAAAGCGTACTGCGCGTGCTTGTACATTCGTGTTGTGGAGGCTGAGGATAGAATATCATGTCAACTTTTGGTGTCAAAAAGCAAAGTGGctccattgaaaacaattagtcTTCCAAGGTTAGAACTTTGTGGGGCAGTATTACTTGCTCGTCTCACAAGGTCCACATGTGAACATCTGAATTTCAAACAGCGGGATatttatttatggtctgattctaCGATCACCCTGGCTTGGTTGAGCAAACCACCCTATCAGTGGAAGACTTATGTGGCAAATAGAGTTTCTAGAATTCTCGATCACGTCGGGAATGCCAATTGGTTACACGTGAATAGCGGAGATAATCCCGCCGATTTAGGAACTCGAGGATGTACTACAACGGAACTAAAGGAAAACAAACTTTGGTGGAATGGACCGAAATGGCTTAAAGGCCAAATTTCTGACTGGCCACAACAGCCGATATTGACACAACATTCTTTGGAAAAGAAAACTAATGCCTTTCATACTCTTACAGAGCAAGAAGATATATTAGACAGATTTTCTTCATACCACCGTGCCCTCCGGGTTTTGGCTTATATGTTCAGATTTATTAGAAACTGTCGCCGGCAGATTGGTTATATTTCTCCTAACGGACTAATAACCTCGGAAGAACTGAATTTCGTGAAATACCGCGCTATAATTATTTCACAACGTGCATATTTTCATAGGGAGTACGATTCCTTAATGTTGAATTCCACTATCAACGTAAAAAGTAGGCTTTTGACATTAAATCCCTACTTAGACAAAAATGGACTCTTACGAGTAAATGGAAGGCTGTCGAACTCAGATTTGAGCTTCAACGAGAAACACCCGATCATTCTTCCGGAGAAGTCGAAATTATGCAAGTTATTGGTGGATTTTACTCATCAAATTCTGATGCATGCAGAACATCAAACTATGCTTCGATCCATACGCCAGGAATTTTATGTTATACGCCTTAGAAATGTCATTAGGCAATGTATAAGAACTTGCAAAATCTGTACGATATATAAACATAGGATTCATAGTCAAATTATGGCAGCTTTGCCGCAGGAAAGATGTATATATTCACCTCCTTTTACGAATACCGGGGTAGATTTTGCAGGGCCGTTTGAAATCAAAACTTCAAAATTGCGAAATGCTAAGTTGGAAAAAGGTTATGCTGTTGTATTTGTATGTCTTTCCACTCGTGCTATACATCTAGAAGCATGTTCATCCCTTAGCTCTGAGGCCTTTTTAGCTACTTTTGATCGTTTTGTTGGTAGGAGAGGATTTCCAGTCAAAGTCTTTTCGGACAACGGCACCAACTTCGTTGGCGCTAATCGAATACTTGCAAAtgaatataaaaactttttaaaattggcGGAAAAGGCATTAGTGGAGAAATACAGCATTCATGGTTTCTCATGGCATTTTATTCCCCCCCAGGCCCCCCATATGGGTGGTTTATGGGAAGCTGGGGTAAAAAGTATGAAGGCCCATCTCAGGAAAGTTGCGGGAAATCTGAAGTTTACATATGAGGAATTTTCTACGCTGCTGATACGCATTGAAAGTATTCTGAATTCTAGACCCCTTTCCCCGATAAGCGAAACTCCTTCGGAACTCGTGGCACTGACTCCAGGACACTTCTTGAAGGGTTCCCCTTTAGTCGCAGTTCCTGAGGAGTATGCCGATAATATGTCTCTCATTAGTCGATGGCAACGCCTGAAGGTTTTACAACTTCATTTTGCAAAGCGTTGGAAGAATGAATATATTTCCGAGCTACAAAggagatataagtggaagaccTTACAGAAGGACCTAAAGGAGGATGACTTAGTGGTTATCAAAGATGATAACTTACCTCCAACGGAATGGAGGTTAGGACGAGTGACTAGGGTATTTACTGGGAATGATTCCAAGGTTCGAGTGGCGGATGTCCGTACTCAAAACGGGATCATGACCCGCCCACTAGTCAAACTTTGCATTTTACCGATTAGTCAACAACGACAAATCACACCAACTCAATAA
- the LOC131998145 gene encoding uncharacterized protein LOC131998145, with amino-acid sequence MEVLERVQTAKEKGYCFNCLCDSHTREWCRSRNTCAVCNRNHHTKLHVDRQKPKRDSKPSSIRQSSPSSTSRRTPSQKYDGSQVIQNKEIKDSKMKRRLGGRSKRHVFMPTALARAISVGGTNKTRILLNSGATQTVILKSFVKNQQLQTTNKNGKVFCTVNLQSFHDSTVKIQIHGVVKTKFDSPLPEKVSDKILENTYSQLPDLADPHFYHPVNIDIMIANDEMSKVLKAGLIQTASHMPIAQSTVFGWVISGARFY; translated from the coding sequence ATGGAAGTTTTAGAGCGTGTACAGACAGCGAAAGAAAAAGGATATTGTTTTAATTGCCTCTGTGACTCTCATACGAGGGAATGGTGTCGATCTCGGAACACCTGTGCAGTTTGTAACCGAAACCATCACACTAAACTTCACGTGGATCGCCAGAAGCCAAAACGGGATTCAAAACCATCCTCTATTCGCCAAAGTTCGCCTTCATCTACATCACGTCGAACGCCTTCCCAGAAATATGATGGGTCGCAAGTCATTCAAAACAAGGAAATTAAGGATTCAAAGATGAAGCGCCGTCTTGGAGGAAGGTCTAAACGGCATGTTTTTATGCCAACTGCATTAGCTCGAGCAATCAGTGTTGGCGGTACAAACAAGACACGAATTCTGTTAAACTCAGGCGCAACCCAGACAGTCATTTTGAAGTCATTTGTCAAAAATCAACAGCTTCAAACCACGAACAAGAATGGAAAAGTATTTTGTACCGTAAACCTTCAATCTTTCCATGACAGCACAGTGAAAATTCAAATCCACGGAGTCGTTAAAACGAAGTTTGATTCTCCACTTCCAGAAAAAGTTTCCGACAAAATTCTTGAGAATACTTACTCCCAACTTCCAGATTTAGCTGACCCTCATTTTTATCACCCTGTTAACATTGACATAATGATTGCTAATGATGAGATGTCCAAGGTACTAAAAGCTGGTTTAATCCAGACAGCGAGTCACATGCCAATAGCTCAGAGCACAGTATTCGGATGGGTCATTTCAGGAGCTCGTTTTTATTGA